A segment of the Georgenia sp. M64 genome:
CATGCGGTACGGGCGGGCGGTGGCGCTGGCCCGCGAGGTCATCCTCATCACGACGATCGCCTCGGTCGCGGTGGTCGTGGCCCTCACGGCGGTCCTCGGGTGAGCGACGCGGAGGGCCCGGGCGGGCCGGTACCAGGGGGAGCGGTCGGCGGCGCCGGGGTCGGTGGCCCAAGAGCCGGCAGCCCAGGGCCCGGCAGCCCGGGCGACGGCGGCCGGGGCCGACCGGTCGTCCCCGCGCCGGCGCTGTTCATGGCGTCGGGGGTCAGCCTGTACCTCGGCGCGGCGCTCGCGGTCTCGCTCTTCGCCGTCCTGCCGCCCGCCGACGTCGCCTGGTGGCGCATCGCCGTCGCCGCCGTCTTCCTCCTGCTGTGGCGGCGTCCCTGGCGCCGGACCTGGACCTGGCGCACCGCCGCGGGCTCGGCCCTGTTCGGGGTCGTGCTCGGCGGTATGAACCTCCTCTTCTACGGCGCCATCGCCCACCTGCCCCTGGGCACGGCGGTTTCCCTGGAGTACCTCGGGCCGGTCGCCGTCGCCGCACTCACCGGTCGCGGGCTCCGGGCCCGGCTCGCGCTCGTCCTCGCCGCGGGCGGGGTGCTGGCGATCAGCGGGTTCGGGGTGGACTGGTCCGCGCCGGGCACCGCGGCGGGGGTGGGCCTCGCCCTCGCGGCCGGGGCGTCCTGGGCGGGGTACATCCTCCTCGGCCGGCGCATCGCCGCGGGGCGCAGCGGTCTGGACTCCCTGTCCCTGGCGATGCCCGTCTCGGCGCTCGTCTACGCCCCGGTGGCCGCCGGCACGGTGGGGAGCGTCACGAGCGACCCCGCGCTCCTGCTCGCCGTCGTCGGGGTCGGTGTCCTGTCCTCCCTCGTCCCGTACGCCATCGAGCAGGTGGCGCTCACCCGGCTGCCCGCGGTGACCTTCGCGCTGCTGACCTCGCTGCTGCCGGCGACGTCGCTGCTCGTCGGTCTCCTCGTCCTGCGGCAGGTCCCCAGCGTCGGCGAGGTCCTCGGCCTCGTCCTCGTCTCCGCCGCCGTCGCGCTGGCGACGCGGGAGTAGGACGCGGGAGTGGCCCGGCTCAGCCGGGCGGGACAGGCGGCCCGGGCTGCGCGGGCGGCCCGAGGAGGGTCGGTGGCCCGGGCACAGCGGGCGGACCGACCCGGGCGGCGACCCGCTCCAGCCAGCCCGGCGGCAGCCAGGCCCCGCCGGCGAGCCGGGGATGCTCCGGGTAGCGGTCCAGGGCCCACATGGCGAAGACGAGCTCGGCCCAGTCGGTCTCGAGCAGCCAGCGCACCGGTCCGGTGGTCGAGCGCCCCGTGAGGTCCACGAGACCGCGGCGGCCCACCTCGCACGCGTCCACCGCCGTCCAGGGCCAGGGGGAGACCCCGTGCGGGCCGGAGAGGTAGAAGCCGTGGGTCGAGACCGTGAGGAGGCCGCCGCCCGCCTCGACCCACCGCGGCCGGGCCGCGCGCTCCGCCTGCCGCTTCCGGCGGCTGTTGCCCCAAGCCTGGCCGACGGCGACCGCCGCGGTGGCGGCCAGCCCCACCGCGCCCGTGGCGAAGAAGAACGCCGAGCTCTTCTGGTACGTCGCGTCCCCGGCAGCGAGCACGTACCGGGTGAACGGTCCCGCGGCGAGCACCACCTCGTCGCCGTCGAGGCTCGGCCGGACCGGTGAGGGGACGGGGACGGGCGGGTGGGGCACCCGTCCGGCGGCGCGGGCGGCGGCGATGGCGCAGGTGTGCCACAGCGCCGCGTCCGGGCCGGTCAGGCTCTCCCACCCCACGGGCACCAACCTACGTCGGCCACCCGCGGCGCGGGGGACGTGACGGGCGCCTCGCCGGGCCATCGGCCCTGATGAGGCGCGGGCGTGCCATACTTGGGGCAGGGAAGCGCCCGACTGCGGCGCCCCGACATCGCACTGCACGGCCACCGCGCCGGCGGGTCCAC
Coding sequences within it:
- a CDS encoding EamA family transporter encodes the protein MASGVSLYLGAALAVSLFAVLPPADVAWWRIAVAAVFLLLWRRPWRRTWTWRTAAGSALFGVVLGGMNLLFYGAIAHLPLGTAVSLEYLGPVAVAALTGRGLRARLALVLAAGGVLAISGFGVDWSAPGTAAGVGLALAAGASWAGYILLGRRIAAGRSGLDSLSLAMPVSALVYAPVAAGTVGSVTSDPALLLAVVGVGVLSSLVPYAIEQVALTRLPAVTFALLTSLLPATSLLVGLLVLRQVPSVGEVLGLVLVSAAVALATRE